Proteins co-encoded in one Planctomycetia bacterium genomic window:
- a CDS encoding transposase, with protein sequence VERTFNWLKRYRRIATRYEKTGQNFLGFFQLGSVMMLLR encoded by the coding sequence TCGTGGAGCGGACGTTCAACTGGCTCAAACGATACCGCCGTATCGCCACCAGGTACGAAAAAACTGGACAGAACTTCTTGGGGTTCTTCCAGTTAGGCTCTGTAATGATGCTGCTCAGGTAA